GGACGTCGCAGTGCGCTGCGGTGGCTGCCTCGTCCAGCCGGGCGACTGGATCCTCGCCGACGACGAGGCCGTGCTGGTGATCCCGGCAGCGCTGCTGGACGAATTGCTGGCTCGCGCACCCGGCCAGGCTGCCGCCGAGGACTTCTCCCAACGGCTGCTCGCCGCCGGGTGGGCGCTGGACGAGGCGTACCCCCTGCCTCAAGATATGCGGACCCACCTCTCCCGGTTCTTGCGGGACGGCACCGTCCCCGTTCCCCATCGGACCGACGAAAGCTGAGGCAGTTGTGAAGTTCGGTATCAACCTGATCAACAATGGGCCGGGCGTCACGCCCGAAGTGCTGACCAGGCGCGGGCAGCACGCCGAGGACATCGGGCTGGACCTGGTGATGATCTCCGACCACGTCGCGATCACCGAAGACGTGGCGGAGCTGTACCCCGCCCCGTTCTACGACCCGCTGGTCACGCTTGCCTTCCTCGCCGGGCACACCAGCCGGATCGAGCTGGGCACGACCGTCCTCGTGGTCCCCTACCGGCATCCGCTGCTGCTCGCCCGGATGACCGCGAGCCTCGACCAGCTGAGCGGCGGCCGGCTCGTGCTCGGTGTCGGACTGGGCTGGGCTCGCGAGGAATACGCGGCGCTGGGCGTGGACCACGCCCAGCGGGCGGCGATCACGGACGAGTACCTCGCCGTGCTCAAGGCAACCTGGACCTCGCCGCTGGTCTCCTACGAGGGCGAGTTCGTGCGGTTCACGGACGTGCGTGCCGAGCCGCTGCCACACCGGAAACCGCACATCCCGCTGTGGGTCGGCGGGCAGACCGGGCCGGCGCTGCGCCGGGTCGCGCGGTTCGGCGACGTCTGGCACCCGCTGCACCTGACCGTGGAGCAGATCCGGCAGGGCGCCCGGGAACTGGCGGAACTCGCCGAGGAGGCAGGGCGAGCGGCACCGGCTGTTGCGCCCCGCCTGAAGGTCCGGCTCACCGACTACCCGGTGAACGGGGCGGGCCGGGTCGCCGGGAGCGGCACTCTCGACCAGATCCGGGCCGATCTGCACGCACTCGAGGACCTGGGGGTCGCCGCCGTGGTGTTCGACACCTACGACCCGGACGCGGTCGGCACGGCGCAAGAAAACGATCTCAAGACCATCGAGCTCCTTGCCGAGCACGTGGTGGACCTGACCGGGGGGACCATCCGATGAATCGAGGAGAGCAGCCATGGCCCGTGACCCCGACGACCGGACACTCGAGCTGGCGCGTCGCTACCGCCAGCCACGCGGAGTGGAGCAGTTCGGCATCGAGGCCGTCCCGCCCGAGTTGCGCACGGTCCGCTGGTACGACATATCGCTGATCATCCTGAACATCGTGGTGAACCCCGGCAACGTCCTGGTGGCGGGGCTTGCCGTGGCAGCGGGACTGTCGTTCTGGGCGGCTCTGCTGGCGGTGGCGGCGGGCACCTCGATCGGTTTGGGCGCCTACCTGGTCATGGCCACGCTCGGGGTGGACCACGGGCTGCCGGGCGAGGTCGCCCTGCGCATGCCGTTCGGCGTGCACGGTGCCAAGATCGGCCCGTCGGCGCTGCGGGTGGTGGCCTCGATCTACTGGTTCGCCTTCCAGACGATCGCGGGCTCGCTCGGCATCACCGCGGCCCTGCGCATCCTCACCGGTCACGACATCCCGCTGCTGCCGGTGAGCCTGGCCTTCGCCGCGCTGCAGATGCTGGTGGCGCTGGTCGGCTACGACTCGCTGAAGAAGCTGTCCCGGTACGCGTTCCCGGTCAAGATCACGCTCACCGTGCTCTTCCTGGTGCTGCTCATGACGCACCGGGAACCGGGATTCGCTGTCGATGAGGCGTTGTCCTGGAACACCGGCGGGCTGTCGTGGCCCCTGCTGGCGTTGTGGATCAACAGCGTCGCCTCGGGCTGGCTGAGCATGATCACCGACGCGTCGAACTGGTGCCGCTATTCCCGCAGCCGCGCGGACATGTGGATCGGCACCGCGTCCGCGGTGCTGGTCGGCACCGTCCTGGTGAGCGCGCTTGGCGCCTACGCGGCGGCGGCCACGCGCGGACAACAGGGCAACGCCTTCGACGTGGTGGCCGCGATGGCGTCCGGGAAGCCGGTCGTTCTCACCCTGCTGATCGTGTTCATCGTGCTGGACAACTGGACAGTCAACGTGCTCAACCTCTACA
The sequence above is a segment of the Amycolatopsis viridis genome. Coding sequences within it:
- a CDS encoding LLM class F420-dependent oxidoreductase; this encodes MKFGINLINNGPGVTPEVLTRRGQHAEDIGLDLVMISDHVAITEDVAELYPAPFYDPLVTLAFLAGHTSRIELGTTVLVVPYRHPLLLARMTASLDQLSGGRLVLGVGLGWAREEYAALGVDHAQRAAITDEYLAVLKATWTSPLVSYEGEFVRFTDVRAEPLPHRKPHIPLWVGGQTGPALRRVARFGDVWHPLHLTVEQIRQGARELAELAEEAGRAAPAVAPRLKVRLTDYPVNGAGRVAGSGTLDQIRADLHALEDLGVAAVVFDTYDPDAVGTAQENDLKTIELLAEHVVDLTGGTIR
- a CDS encoding purine-cytosine permease family protein, which encodes MARDPDDRTLELARRYRQPRGVEQFGIEAVPPELRTVRWYDISLIILNIVVNPGNVLVAGLAVAAGLSFWAALLAVAAGTSIGLGAYLVMATLGVDHGLPGEVALRMPFGVHGAKIGPSALRVVASIYWFAFQTIAGSLGITAALRILTGHDIPLLPVSLAFAALQMLVALVGYDSLKKLSRYAFPVKITLTVLFLVLLMTHREPGFAVDEALSWNTGGLSWPLLALWINSVASGWLSMITDASNWCRYSRSRADMWIGTASAVLVGTVLVSALGAYAAAATRGQQGNAFDVVAAMASGKPVVLTLLIVFIVLDNWTVNVLNLYTGGMAVSNIAPKIGRFWSTLAVSVFGVALVLVPDLVNGYTEYMSVLGTVFAPLAGVLVADYLYLRRCRIDVPALYDASRRYRYWGGVNWLAIGWVVAGFAGTNLLPAAAVPNLVGMVVTALGYAVSAKALAGRSGVFATALDPVVPATATAVARQPVQ